A region from the Oceanidesulfovibrio marinus genome encodes:
- a CDS encoding NADH-quinone oxidoreductase subunit D, translating into MGPQHPSTHGVLRIVLELEGEYIKKAEPVLGYVHRMHEKMGENRSATQYLPNMGRTDYLHALAWNWVWVGAVEKLGGIEVPERAEYIRVLTNEVNRITSHLLWWGAYLLDLGAFTPIMYAFQDREIAMDLLQRCTGSRLTYCYFRFGGVSADLDDVFMDGMREFIPYMRKRLPMYKALVTENLILRKRVEDVGEFSQDICRRYGATGPVSRGSAIPFDVRRDEPFSVYDKLDFDIPFYEEGDAMARYLVRIDEIEESLKIIEQCLDRLPSAKGKHIVDKAPKATYKAPAGEVYYAVESARGEVGVLLSSDGGANPYRVKLRSPSYCNLHLFAEAAQGVLLGDAVSILGSLDLVIPEIDR; encoded by the coding sequence ATGGGGCCGCAGCACCCGTCCACGCACGGCGTTCTGCGCATCGTCCTGGAGCTGGAAGGCGAGTACATCAAGAAAGCCGAACCGGTTCTTGGCTACGTGCACCGCATGCACGAAAAAATGGGCGAGAACCGCTCGGCCACGCAGTATCTGCCCAACATGGGCCGCACGGACTATCTGCACGCCCTGGCCTGGAACTGGGTCTGGGTGGGCGCCGTGGAGAAGCTGGGCGGCATCGAGGTGCCGGAGCGCGCGGAGTACATCCGGGTGCTCACCAACGAGGTCAACCGCATCACCTCGCACCTCCTCTGGTGGGGCGCGTACCTGCTGGACCTCGGCGCATTCACGCCCATCATGTACGCCTTCCAGGACCGCGAAATCGCCATGGATCTGCTGCAGCGCTGCACCGGCTCGCGGCTGACCTACTGCTACTTCCGCTTCGGCGGCGTTTCCGCCGACCTGGACGACGTCTTCATGGACGGCATGCGCGAGTTCATCCCCTACATGCGCAAGCGGCTGCCCATGTACAAGGCGCTGGTCACCGAGAACCTCATCCTGCGCAAACGCGTCGAGGATGTGGGCGAGTTCAGCCAGGATATCTGCCGCCGCTACGGCGCGACCGGCCCGGTCAGCCGTGGCTCGGCCATTCCGTTCGATGTCCGCCGCGACGAGCCCTTCTCGGTGTACGACAAGCTCGACTTCGACATCCCCTTCTATGAAGAGGGCGACGCCATGGCGCGTTACCTGGTGCGCATCGACGAGATCGAAGAGAGCCTCAAGATCATCGAGCAATGCCTTGACCGCCTGCCATCCGCCAAGGGCAAGCACATCGTGGACAAGGCGCCGAAAGCCACCTACAAGGCGCCGGCTGGCGAAGTGTACTACGCCGTGGAAAGCGCGCGCGGCGAGGTGGGCGTCCTGCTCTCCTCCGACGGCGGCGCCAATCCCTACCGCGTGAAGCTGCGCTCGCCGAGCTACTGCAACCTGCACCTCTTCGCCGAGGCCGCCCAGGGCGTGCTTCTTGGAGACGCCGTCTCCATTCTGGGCAGCCTGGACCTCGTCATCCCGGAGATCGACCGGTGA
- the nuoH gene encoding NADH-quinone oxidoreductase subunit NuoH codes for MNALITSIPPELVRLVIALVALAAFIGLNGLVLVYLERKVAGHVQRRPGPFEVGPHGIIQPVCDALKLVGKQLFTPPKGDKLLFWLAPILSFTPIFVLFIPIEFGPGLYGINTNLGLLLILAFAGFNVLALCLAGWGSNNKWGLLGAARAVSQSVAYEIPLLLSVLAICFMAGTLNLSEITAQQGSWFGGWFIIKQPIAFLIFLVCGVAETNRAPFDLPEAESELTAGFHTEYSGMGFGLFFLAEYAEMIVISAVASVLFLGGWKSPIGVADGVWWFLIKIYVLLLVMMWFRWTYPRVRFDQILNICWKWLIPLALVNLLVTALVVKLV; via the coding sequence GTGAACGCACTCATCACAAGCATCCCGCCGGAACTGGTGCGCCTCGTCATCGCGCTCGTGGCGCTTGCGGCCTTCATTGGCCTCAACGGCCTGGTCCTCGTGTATCTGGAGCGGAAGGTCGCCGGCCACGTGCAGCGGCGTCCCGGTCCCTTCGAGGTCGGCCCGCACGGCATCATCCAGCCCGTGTGCGACGCGCTGAAGCTCGTGGGCAAGCAGCTCTTCACCCCGCCCAAGGGCGACAAGCTGCTGTTCTGGCTCGCGCCGATCCTGTCCTTCACGCCCATTTTCGTGCTCTTCATCCCCATCGAGTTCGGGCCGGGCCTCTACGGCATCAACACGAACCTCGGCCTGCTGCTGATCCTGGCCTTTGCCGGGTTCAACGTGCTGGCCCTGTGTCTGGCCGGCTGGGGCTCCAACAACAAATGGGGCCTGCTCGGCGCGGCCCGCGCCGTGTCGCAGTCCGTGGCCTACGAGATTCCGCTGCTGCTCTCCGTGCTGGCCATATGCTTCATGGCGGGCACGCTGAACCTGAGCGAGATCACGGCCCAGCAGGGATCGTGGTTCGGCGGCTGGTTCATCATCAAGCAGCCCATCGCCTTCCTCATCTTCCTGGTCTGCGGCGTGGCCGAGACCAACCGCGCCCCCTTCGACCTGCCTGAAGCGGAAAGCGAGCTGACCGCCGGTTTCCACACCGAGTACTCGGGCATGGGCTTCGGCCTCTTCTTCCTGGCCGAGTATGCAGAGATGATCGTCATCAGCGCGGTGGCTTCCGTGCTGTTCCTGGGCGGTTGGAAAAGCCCCATCGGCGTCGCGGACGGCGTGTGGTGGTTCCTCATCAAGATCTACGTACTGCTGCTGGTCATGATGTGGTTCCGCTGGACCTACCCGCGCGTGCGGTTCGACCAGATTCTCAACATCTGCTGGAAGTGGCTCATCCCGCTGGCCCTGGTGAACCTGCTCGTCACGGCCCTGGTGGTGAAACTCGTCTAG
- a CDS encoding 4Fe-4S binding protein, which translates to MKRTYQVRHYKKKGPQSVAAVVGDFFSGLWSLVVGLGVTGRNFADSQVTVHYPRQDVGDEQLVGYRGHIELVPKPKDPFAPKCILCMMCARVCPSGCITVKMKKQPKEEPVEEGAKPKKAPKEVGVFHLNYNLCSLCSLCVQSCPVGSLRHSRDVYLSGFQKEDFEYDLMERLHKQAEAAPKKAPAPEKEAETAEAAG; encoded by the coding sequence ATGAAACGCACTTACCAAGTACGGCACTACAAGAAAAAGGGCCCGCAGAGCGTGGCGGCCGTGGTCGGCGATTTCTTCTCCGGCCTGTGGAGCCTCGTGGTGGGTCTCGGCGTGACGGGCCGCAACTTCGCGGACTCCCAGGTCACGGTCCACTACCCCCGCCAGGATGTGGGCGATGAGCAGCTCGTGGGTTATCGCGGTCACATCGAGCTGGTGCCCAAGCCCAAAGACCCGTTCGCGCCCAAGTGCATCCTGTGCATGATGTGCGCGCGGGTGTGCCCCTCCGGCTGCATCACCGTGAAGATGAAGAAGCAGCCCAAGGAGGAGCCGGTGGAGGAGGGCGCCAAGCCCAAGAAGGCGCCCAAAGAGGTGGGTGTCTTCCACCTCAACTACAACCTGTGCAGCCTGTGCTCGCTGTGCGTGCAGAGCTGTCCTGTAGGATCGCTGCGGCACTCCAGGGACGTCTATCTCTCCGGTTTCCAGAAGGAAGATTTCGAGTACGATCTCATGGAGCGGTTGCACAAGCAGGCCGAGGCCGCGCCCAAAAAGGCGCCGGCGCCGGAAAAAGAAGCCGAGACGGCAGAGGCCGCCGGCTAA
- a CDS encoding NADH-quinone oxidoreductase subunit J family protein, with the protein MDTQSAALLLFIVYAVVILAGGIMAVLSKSLVRALVGLVLTLFGVAGMYLLMAAPFIALMQILIYVGAVAVLIFFAIMLTNATSSGDEAKPRSFGRVFLALVAAALPAGLLAAVAWSQAAATGAVRMPAEVSIDQLGKALLNEYVLVFELISVVLFVAMAGAVLLGFERRKSK; encoded by the coding sequence ATGGACACCCAAAGTGCAGCCCTTTTGCTCTTTATCGTCTACGCCGTCGTGATTCTGGCCGGCGGTATCATGGCGGTCCTCTCCAAGAGCCTGGTGCGCGCCCTCGTAGGCCTCGTGCTCACGCTCTTCGGCGTGGCCGGCATGTACCTGCTCATGGCCGCGCCGTTTATCGCCCTCATGCAGATCCTCATCTACGTGGGAGCGGTCGCCGTGCTCATTTTCTTCGCGATCATGCTGACCAACGCGACCTCCAGCGGCGATGAAGCCAAGCCGCGATCGTTTGGCCGCGTCTTCCTGGCCCTGGTTGCCGCCGCGCTTCCCGCGGGCCTCCTGGCTGCCGTGGCCTGGTCCCAGGCTGCAGCCACAGGCGCTGTGCGGATGCCGGCGGAAGTGTCCATCGACCAGCTCGGTAAAGCGCTGCTCAACGAGTACGTGCTCGTGTTCGAGCTCATCTCGGTGGTGCTTTTCGTAGCCATGGCCGGAGCCGTGTTGTTGGGATTCGAAAGGAGGAAGTCCAAGTGA
- the nuoK gene encoding NADH-quinone oxidoreductase subunit NuoK has product MSEPLFLYQAVALLLLFLGIFGIITRKSLVGMIIAVELMLNGAGLAIVASGQLTSAPGDLAQLSSLLVMGLAAAEATLVLAIILVVAKRFGTVEIDRVSELEG; this is encoded by the coding sequence GTGAGCGAGCCGCTCTTTCTTTACCAAGCCGTTGCCCTGCTGCTCTTGTTCCTGGGGATATTCGGTATCATCACTCGCAAGAGCCTGGTGGGCATGATCATCGCTGTGGAACTGATGCTCAACGGCGCAGGCCTCGCCATCGTGGCCTCCGGACAGCTGACGAGCGCGCCGGGCGACCTGGCCCAGCTCTCGTCGCTGCTTGTCATGGGACTCGCCGCGGCCGAAGCGACACTGGTGCTCGCCATCATCCTCGTGGTCGCAAAACGGTTCGGCACCGTGGAAATCGATCGCGTCTCGGAGCTCGAGGGATAA
- a CDS encoding monovalent cation/H+ antiporter subunit D family protein — translation MPEIITTSRVLLPLAFTFAAPFFIWLLRKNINVREAVSFTAAILTTASMLQFVPGVLSGKIYTITVFTILEGINVKFCVDGLALIFGLIAPFLWILVTSYNIGYMRGLSEHAQTRYYFCFAVAIFGAVGVATAANIFTLYLFYEIISLFTYPLVAHHEDEEAFIGARKYFIYLMGTSKLFFLPAMVLTYVLAGTLDFNLGDLVHGIFPPNADQNLVTLTYILYMAGLAKAAIMPFHNWLPSAMVAPTPVSALLHAVAVVKAGVFSVCRMILSGFGLELMDKYFLGIPTAYVAAFTIVVASFIALTKDDIKARLAYSTVSQLSYVVIGVAMLTPLAVQGGLMHIAHHAFSKITLFMGAGAIYVATHTKKISLMHGMGRRMPWTFGAFSIAALSMIGVPPVCGFVSKWYMVRGAVSIHENILLIALLASTLLNAGYFGPIIYKAFFLPAAPGVKLEEYREASPVMVVPLLITATISVILGLYPQIFLNFIKTFSF, via the coding sequence ATGCCAGAGATAATCACAACGAGCCGCGTGCTCCTGCCCCTCGCATTCACGTTCGCCGCGCCATTCTTCATCTGGCTCTTGCGGAAGAACATCAACGTGCGCGAAGCCGTGAGCTTCACCGCCGCGATCCTGACCACGGCGTCCATGCTCCAGTTCGTGCCCGGCGTGCTGTCCGGCAAGATCTACACCATCACGGTCTTCACCATCCTCGAAGGCATCAATGTGAAGTTCTGTGTGGACGGCCTAGCCCTCATCTTCGGGCTTATCGCGCCGTTTTTGTGGATACTGGTCACCAGCTACAACATCGGGTACATGCGCGGGCTCTCCGAACACGCCCAGACGCGCTACTACTTCTGCTTCGCGGTGGCCATCTTCGGCGCCGTGGGTGTGGCCACAGCCGCGAACATCTTCACCCTCTATCTCTTCTACGAGATCATCTCGCTGTTCACGTACCCGCTGGTCGCGCATCACGAGGACGAAGAGGCCTTCATCGGCGCGCGCAAGTACTTCATCTACCTCATGGGTACGTCCAAGCTGTTCTTCCTGCCGGCCATGGTGCTCACCTACGTACTGGCCGGCACGCTGGACTTCAACCTGGGCGACCTGGTGCACGGCATCTTCCCGCCCAACGCCGACCAGAACCTGGTGACGCTGACCTACATCCTGTACATGGCGGGCCTGGCCAAGGCGGCGATCATGCCGTTCCACAACTGGCTGCCCTCGGCCATGGTCGCGCCCACGCCGGTCTCCGCATTGCTCCACGCGGTGGCCGTTGTTAAGGCGGGCGTCTTCTCCGTGTGCCGCATGATCCTCTCCGGCTTCGGCCTGGAGCTCATGGACAAGTACTTCCTCGGAATTCCGACGGCGTACGTGGCGGCCTTCACCATCGTGGTGGCCTCGTTCATTGCGCTGACAAAGGACGACATCAAGGCGCGGCTGGCCTACTCCACAGTGAGCCAGCTCTCCTACGTGGTCATCGGTGTGGCCATGCTCACGCCGCTGGCGGTGCAGGGCGGCCTCATGCACATCGCCCACCACGCCTTCAGCAAGATCACACTCTTTATGGGCGCCGGCGCCATCTATGTCGCCACGCACACCAAGAAGATCAGCCTGATGCACGGCATGGGAAGGAGGATGCCCTGGACGTTCGGCGCCTTCTCCATAGCCGCGCTATCCATGATCGGCGTACCGCCGGTCTGCGGCTTCGTCTCCAAGTGGTATATGGTCCGAGGCGCGGTGAGCATCCACGAGAACATCCTGCTCATTGCGCTCCTGGCCTCGACCCTGCTCAACGCGGGATACTTCGGCCCCATCATTTACAAGGCGTTCTTCCTGCCGGCCGCTCCGGGCGTGAAGCTGGAAGAGTACCGCGAGGCCTCGCCTGTCATGGTGGTCCCGCTGCTGATCACCGCCACGATCAGCGTGATCCTGGGTTTGTATCCGCAGATTTTCCTCAACTTCATCAAGACCTTCTCCTTCTGA
- a CDS encoding Na(+)/H(+) antiporter subunit D, translating into MLTSFFHPAALFIPAALITPFLPRNIVRWITLLVPALALAAIYCMDNGAHWEIHYLGLKLTFGRVDQLSIIFAHVFAIQSFLGFVFAFHLKNKTQHIAALLYVGGAFGSVFAGDYLTLFIFWELMSVASTFLVLFNRENKLAAGAAFRYFLFHTMGGLLLLGGLLLRSQALGTFDFLPTDPHALQLYDYLIMAGFCVNAAVVPLHAWLPDTYPEATVTGAVFMSAFTTKTAVYVLARGFAGVEILAIAGTIMAVYGVFYATIENNARRILSYHIVSQVGYMVAGVGIGTAMTVNGACAHAYAHILYKGLLFMGAGCLLYSAGTAKLTELGGLVRRLPLVFIFYMVAALSISGMPFFNGFVSKTMTIAGAASAHRTWLAIGLEIAAVGTFLSVGLKLPYFAFYSKPENKMPLKKIPVNMYVAMALGSFFCILTGLWPSLLYRLLPFQPGIEPYSQYVTMSPYVYTPYTLWHMLQAFMLLGFTGLGFYVLRKVVVPHAQRNLDFEYLYRLFGRGFMKLVSWPAAAIDSVWGEVYRTVGLAFLKVTAKGASIFDRKGIDGALDGSVYGVGRGGHALARTQTGKLQGYLATALIIGLIVFAVAWFMG; encoded by the coding sequence ATGCTGACTAGCTTTTTCCACCCAGCCGCGCTGTTCATACCGGCAGCACTGATCACGCCGTTCCTGCCGCGCAACATTGTGCGCTGGATCACGCTCCTCGTGCCTGCCCTGGCGCTGGCCGCGATCTACTGCATGGACAACGGTGCCCACTGGGAGATCCACTACCTCGGGCTGAAGCTGACTTTCGGACGAGTGGACCAGCTCTCCATTATCTTCGCCCACGTGTTCGCCATCCAGTCATTCCTCGGCTTCGTGTTCGCCTTCCACCTCAAGAACAAGACGCAGCACATCGCGGCGCTGCTCTACGTGGGCGGCGCATTCGGCTCGGTCTTTGCCGGGGACTACCTGACCCTGTTCATCTTCTGGGAGCTCATGAGCGTGGCCTCCACGTTCCTGGTGCTCTTCAACCGCGAGAACAAGCTCGCGGCCGGGGCGGCGTTCCGGTACTTCCTGTTCCACACCATGGGCGGTCTGCTGCTCCTGGGCGGACTGCTGCTCCGCTCCCAGGCTCTGGGCACCTTCGACTTCCTGCCCACGGACCCCCACGCCCTGCAGCTCTATGACTACCTGATCATGGCCGGCTTCTGCGTGAACGCGGCCGTGGTTCCGCTGCACGCCTGGCTGCCGGACACCTACCCCGAAGCCACGGTTACGGGCGCGGTGTTCATGTCCGCCTTCACCACCAAGACCGCGGTCTACGTCCTGGCCAGAGGCTTTGCCGGGGTCGAGATTCTGGCCATCGCCGGAACGATAATGGCTGTCTACGGCGTCTTTTACGCGACCATCGAGAACAACGCGCGGCGCATCCTCTCCTACCACATCGTCTCTCAGGTGGGATACATGGTCGCCGGCGTGGGCATAGGCACAGCCATGACGGTCAACGGCGCCTGCGCACACGCCTACGCACACATTCTGTACAAGGGCCTGCTCTTCATGGGCGCCGGCTGTCTGCTCTACTCCGCAGGCACGGCCAAGCTCACGGAGCTGGGCGGTCTGGTCCGGCGGCTGCCGCTGGTCTTCATCTTCTACATGGTCGCGGCCCTGTCCATCTCGGGCATGCCATTCTTCAACGGCTTCGTATCCAAGACCATGACCATCGCCGGCGCAGCCAGCGCCCACCGCACCTGGCTGGCCATCGGGCTGGAGATCGCCGCGGTCGGTACGTTCCTCTCAGTCGGCTTGAAGCTGCCGTACTTCGCCTTCTACTCCAAGCCGGAAAACAAGATGCCACTGAAGAAGATCCCCGTGAACATGTACGTCGCCATGGCGCTGGGCTCCTTCTTCTGTATTCTCACCGGTTTGTGGCCCAGCCTGCTGTACAGGCTGCTGCCCTTCCAGCCGGGAATCGAGCCCTATAGCCAGTACGTGACGATGTCCCCCTACGTGTATACGCCGTACACCCTGTGGCACATGCTCCAGGCCTTCATGCTCCTGGGCTTCACAGGACTCGGCTTCTACGTGCTGCGCAAGGTCGTGGTGCCGCATGCGCAACGCAACCTCGATTTCGAGTACTTGTACAGGCTGTTCGGCCGCGGCTTCATGAAGCTTGTGAGCTGGCCGGCCGCCGCAATCGACTCGGTATGGGGAGAGGTCTACAGGACAGTGGGCCTGGCCTTCCTCAAGGTCACGGCCAAGGGCGCCTCGATCTTCGACCGCAAAGGAATCGACGGCGCGCTCGATGGAAGTGTCTACGGCGTGGGTCGCGGGGGTCATGCCCTGGCCCGTACTCAAACCGGCAAACTCCAAGGCTACCTCGCAACGGCGCTGATCATCGGACTCATCGTCTTCGCCGTCGCCTGGTTCATGGGTTAA
- a CDS encoding complex I subunit 4 family protein — MQETGFPVLSVLIFFPIGAAALLMLSRANEFAARMFTLCAGLIEIAFAIPLITRFQLGNPGFQFTEFAEWVPRLGLSYHLAVDGVSYLMVLLTVLLLPLCVLCSWTYIGRRVKEFHVNLLFMTAACVGVFSALDFVLFYVFWEAMLVPMYLLIAIWGGDQRRYASLKFFLYTLAGSTLFLAAIVAFYTQTGTFSIPELMNSEFSRTFQYWTFGAMALAFAIKVPMFPFHTWLPAAHVQAPAAGSVILASVLLKMGTYGFLRFCLPITPLAAEHFAPLMIGISIASIIYGGFVALGQQDMKKLIAYSSVAHMGFVTLGIFMFNQRGLEGALFVMLNHGIVTGALFMMVGAIYERSHSREIVENMGLGKYLPAYMGFFGLFAVASFGFPGLNSFVGEALVLIGAFQDKLLIGLLAIPGAMLAAAYMLRLGLKMAWGQPASPKGRGWADLNLREWVYLAPMAVLTVYLGLAPGIVMKVVSPSVGKVLADYNAKIERASAVAENEATPREVAEARLNAAGLSLDETSNDLNAAAAALR; from the coding sequence ATGCAGGAGACCGGATTCCCCGTTCTTTCCGTGCTCATCTTCTTTCCGATCGGAGCCGCTGCGCTGCTCATGCTCTCACGGGCAAACGAGTTCGCGGCTCGGATGTTCACCCTGTGCGCCGGGCTCATCGAAATCGCCTTTGCGATTCCGCTGATAACCCGGTTCCAGCTCGGCAACCCCGGCTTCCAGTTTACGGAGTTCGCCGAATGGGTGCCGCGCCTGGGGCTTTCCTACCACTTGGCCGTGGACGGCGTGAGCTACCTCATGGTGCTGCTCACTGTCCTCCTCCTGCCGCTGTGCGTGCTCTGCTCGTGGACGTACATAGGACGCCGGGTCAAGGAGTTCCACGTCAACCTGCTGTTCATGACGGCGGCGTGCGTGGGCGTGTTCTCGGCGCTCGACTTCGTCCTGTTCTACGTCTTCTGGGAGGCGATGCTCGTACCCATGTACCTGCTCATCGCCATCTGGGGCGGCGACCAGCGGCGCTATGCATCGCTCAAGTTCTTCCTCTACACGCTGGCGGGCTCCACGCTGTTCCTGGCGGCCATTGTGGCCTTCTACACGCAGACCGGGACCTTCTCCATCCCCGAGCTGATGAACAGCGAGTTCTCCCGCACCTTCCAGTACTGGACCTTCGGGGCCATGGCCCTGGCCTTCGCCATCAAGGTGCCCATGTTCCCGTTCCACACCTGGCTTCCGGCGGCCCACGTGCAGGCGCCCGCGGCCGGCTCGGTCATACTGGCCTCCGTGCTGCTGAAGATGGGAACCTACGGCTTCCTGCGCTTCTGCCTGCCCATCACGCCGTTGGCGGCCGAGCACTTCGCCCCGCTGATGATCGGCATATCCATCGCTTCCATCATCTACGGCGGCTTCGTGGCCCTGGGACAACAGGATATGAAGAAGCTGATCGCCTACAGCTCCGTGGCGCACATGGGTTTCGTCACCCTGGGCATCTTCATGTTCAACCAACGCGGCCTGGAAGGCGCGCTGTTCGTCATGCTCAACCACGGCATCGTCACGGGCGCACTCTTTATGATGGTCGGCGCTATCTACGAACGCAGCCACAGCCGCGAGATCGTGGAAAACATGGGCCTGGGCAAGTACCTGCCGGCGTACATGGGCTTCTTCGGCCTCTTTGCGGTGGCCTCCTTCGGCTTCCCCGGGCTGAACAGCTTCGTGGGCGAGGCCCTGGTGCTCATCGGTGCGTTCCAGGACAAGCTGCTCATCGGTCTGCTGGCCATTCCCGGAGCCATGCTCGCGGCGGCGTACATGCTGCGCCTCGGCCTGAAGATGGCCTGGGGCCAGCCTGCATCGCCCAAGGGTAGGGGCTGGGCCGACCTCAACCTGCGTGAGTGGGTTTATCTCGCGCCCATGGCCGTCCTCACGGTGTACCTGGGCCTGGCGCCGGGCATCGTCATGAAGGTTGTCAGCCCGTCCGTGGGCAAGGTCCTGGCCGATTATAACGCCAAGATCGAACGCGCGAGTGCGGTCGCCGAGAACGAGGCGACGCCGCGAGAGGTGGCCGAAGCGCGGTTGAACGCGGCCGGTCTCTCCCTCGACGAAACCTCAAACGACCTGAACGCCGCGGCTGCGGCCCTCAGGTAG
- a CDS encoding NADH-quinone oxidoreductase subunit N, which produces MNPEYRLDLCWPELFQLGIIVLLFIQALAKGERPKNVNWVPYFAAGGIVVSVLSLGFTGTIFYGAYSVDKLSQFFKLAVAVGFAITSLNAVKPPDIEGDKRPDYMLFLAFSAFGLMVLASAVELITIYVALEISSYSVYALIPLRANDRHAAEGGIKYIMFGAVATAVALFGYAYVLAGAHSSYIADLQGLTLTFQAQPWVVVGLSLFLVGFLFKLALFPFHFWCPDVYEGTANETAAFAATLPKLGAAVVLVRFAALIVPGWPIATFLAVLGAVSMTFGNLAALAQRDVKRLLGYSSIAHAGYIMMGLVSGTAEGLAAASFYALVYVLMNLACFWVICRISHTGKNITLDDLDGLAQREPALAVVLAVGAFALVGLPPTAGFMGKLFLLQSLWDNGYNWLVIVAVLNTAIAIYYYLGLVRHAYTHEKDVPRNAVRASVSAQVWGTVLAIVLLVLGAAPAPVFDLAMQAGVALLP; this is translated from the coding sequence GTGAACCCCGAATATCGGCTCGATCTCTGTTGGCCCGAGTTGTTCCAGCTCGGCATCATAGTGCTGCTCTTCATCCAGGCTCTGGCCAAGGGAGAGCGCCCCAAGAACGTGAACTGGGTTCCCTATTTCGCCGCCGGCGGAATCGTGGTCTCCGTGCTTTCGCTCGGATTCACAGGGACGATCTTCTACGGAGCCTACTCCGTGGATAAGCTCTCCCAGTTCTTCAAGCTCGCCGTGGCTGTGGGCTTCGCCATCACGAGCCTCAACGCGGTCAAGCCGCCGGACATCGAGGGCGACAAACGGCCGGACTACATGCTCTTCCTCGCTTTCTCGGCGTTCGGGCTCATGGTCCTGGCCTCGGCCGTGGAGCTCATCACGATCTACGTGGCGCTGGAGATATCCTCCTACAGCGTCTACGCGCTTATCCCACTGCGGGCCAACGACCGCCATGCGGCCGAAGGCGGCATCAAGTACATCATGTTCGGCGCCGTGGCCACGGCCGTGGCCCTGTTCGGCTACGCCTACGTGCTGGCCGGCGCGCACTCCAGCTATATCGCGGACCTTCAGGGCCTCACCCTGACATTCCAGGCCCAGCCCTGGGTGGTTGTCGGCCTCTCGCTCTTCCTGGTCGGCTTCCTATTCAAGCTGGCGCTCTTCCCGTTCCACTTCTGGTGCCCGGATGTGTATGAAGGCACGGCCAACGAGACGGCGGCATTTGCCGCCACGCTGCCCAAGCTGGGCGCCGCCGTGGTGCTGGTGCGCTTTGCCGCGCTGATCGTCCCCGGCTGGCCCATCGCCACGTTCCTCGCCGTGCTCGGCGCGGTCTCCATGACCTTCGGCAACCTCGCGGCCCTGGCCCAGCGCGACGTCAAGCGGCTGCTCGGCTACTCGTCCATCGCCCACGCCGGCTACATCATGATGGGCCTGGTTTCCGGAACGGCCGAGGGCCTGGCCGCGGCCAGCTTCTACGCCCTGGTCTACGTGCTCATGAACCTGGCCTGCTTCTGGGTCATTTGCCGCATCTCCCACACGGGCAAGAACATCACCCTGGACGATCTGGACGGTCTGGCTCAGCGCGAGCCTGCGCTGGCCGTGGTGCTCGCCGTGGGTGCCTTCGCCCTGGTGGGCCTGCCGCCCACCGCCGGATTCATGGGCAAGCTGTTCCTGCTGCAATCCCTGTGGGACAATGGCTACAACTGGCTGGTCATCGTGGCCGTGCTGAACACAGCCATAGCCATCTACTACTATCTGGGCCTGGTTCGCCACGCCTACACCCACGAGAAGGACGTGCCGCGCAACGCCGTCAGGGCCTCGGTCTCAGCGCAGGTCTGGGGCACGGTGCTGGCCATCGTGCTGCTCGTTCTCGGCGCCGCGCCTGCGCCGGTGTTCGACCTGGCCATGCAGGCAGGAGTCGCTCTGCTGCCGTAG
- a CDS encoding type I restriction enzyme HsdR N-terminal domain-containing protein, whose amino-acid sequence MHDISLGHSIEDYLTGEAVEATTYEDIRQALARLLVEERGWPAERLKPRYPVQATINERQYTRVVDLAGFDGAGRPLILVLFAPGDVTTYERESLAAARLVENGPAPLVAVTDSRDAVLLATADGQRLEQGMHALPSPERAKELAAAHPVEPLDETRRCMESRILYAYSESLYDCCGGAACAAEGRGARFSGTDDEPENGGGTAI is encoded by the coding sequence ATGCACGACATCAGTCTCGGGCACAGCATAGAGGACTACCTCACCGGCGAGGCCGTGGAGGCGACCACATACGAGGATATACGGCAGGCGCTGGCCAGGCTGCTGGTGGAGGAACGGGGCTGGCCGGCCGAACGGCTCAAGCCGCGCTATCCTGTCCAGGCCACGATCAACGAGCGGCAGTACACGCGGGTCGTGGATCTTGCCGGGTTCGACGGGGCAGGCCGACCGCTGATTTTGGTGCTCTTTGCGCCGGGGGACGTGACCACGTACGAGCGGGAGAGCCTGGCCGCGGCACGGCTTGTGGAGAACGGACCGGCTCCGTTGGTGGCGGTGACTGACTCACGGGACGCGGTGCTTCTGGCCACGGCGGACGGCCAGCGGCTGGAGCAGGGCATGCACGCGTTGCCCTCGCCGGAGCGCGCCAAAGAGCTGGCGGCGGCGCATCCGGTGGAGCCGCTCGATGAGACGCGCCGGTGCATGGAGTCCAGAATTCTGTACGCCTACAGTGAGTCGCTTTACGACTGCTGCGGCGGCGCGGCCTGCGCCGCGGAGGGCAGGGGGGCGCGGTTCTCCGGAACGGATGACGAACCGGAGAACGGCGGGGGGACGGCTATTTGA